Proteins encoded within one genomic window of Candidatus Bathyarchaeota archaeon:
- a CDS encoding 4Fe-4S binding protein yields MAEETYEGVPREKIPWNPKIDYDKCVTCGKCVDYCHVGAFRIEEKDGQKRTVVNPNRCIVFCRGCEDVCPVGAITHPSEEETQKIIDELKKAKA; encoded by the coding sequence ATGGCTGAAGAAACGTATGAAGGTGTTCCTCGTGAAAAGATACCTTGGAACCCAAAGATAGACTACGATAAATGTGTTACCTGTGGAAAATGCGTCGATTATTGCCATGTAGGCGCCTTTAGAATTGAAGAAAAAGATGGCCAAAAGAGAACTGTAGTAAATCCAAACAGGTGCATTGTATTCTGTAGAGGTTGCGAAGATGTCTGTCCTGTTGGCGCCATTACGCATCCATCAGAAGAGGAAACCCAGAAGATAATCGATGAACTAAAAAAAGCAAAAGCCTAA